A stretch of Halocalculus aciditolerans DNA encodes these proteins:
- the hisA gene encoding 1-(5-phosphoribosyl)-5-[(5-phosphoribosylamino)methylideneamino]imidazole-4-carboxamide isomerase, which translates to MFDSFEVVPAVDVQDGEAVQLVGGERGTETRYGDPVDAAEGWVDEGAETLHLVDLDGAFEGERQNADAIDAIVDAVDVDVQVGGGIRTADEARELLDRGVDRVILGTAAVENPELVEEISEDYPDGVLVGLDAKDGEVVVSGWTEGTGLDPAEAAERYQDLGAAGILFTDVDVEGTEDGVRTDVVERVVDAVDIPVVASGGVATVRDIIDLRDAGAAAVVVGTALYEGAFTLGSAMDALDDS; encoded by the coding sequence ATGTTCGATTCGTTCGAGGTCGTGCCGGCGGTGGACGTACAGGACGGGGAGGCCGTCCAGCTCGTCGGCGGGGAGCGAGGGACGGAGACGCGGTACGGCGACCCCGTGGACGCCGCCGAGGGCTGGGTGGACGAGGGCGCGGAGACGCTACACCTCGTCGATCTCGATGGTGCGTTCGAGGGCGAGCGGCAGAACGCCGACGCCATCGACGCCATCGTCGACGCCGTGGACGTGGACGTGCAGGTCGGCGGCGGCATCCGGACGGCGGACGAAGCCCGCGAGCTCCTCGACCGCGGCGTGGACCGCGTCATCCTCGGGACGGCCGCGGTCGAAAACCCCGAGCTCGTCGAGGAGATCAGCGAAGACTACCCCGACGGCGTGCTCGTCGGACTGGACGCGAAGGACGGCGAAGTCGTCGTCTCCGGCTGGACGGAAGGCACGGGCCTCGACCCCGCCGAGGCCGCCGAACGCTATCAGGACCTCGGCGCGGCGGGCATCCTCTTCACCGACGTCGACGTCGAAGGCACGGAAGACGGCGTGCGCACCGACGTCGTCGAGCGCGTCGTCGACGCCGTCGACATCCCCGTCGTCGCCTCCGGCGGCGTCGCCACCGTCCGCGACATCATCGACCTCCGCGACGCCGGCGCGGCCGCCGTCGTCGTCGGCACCGCCCTCTACGAGGGCGCGTTCACCCTCGGAAGCGCCATGGACGCCCTCGACGACTCCTAA
- a CDS encoding inorganic phosphate transporter has product MELLLLVGLAVAVFVGFNIGGSSTGVAFGPAVGSKTVSKLAAAALMTIFAVLGGWTVGRNVIKTMGGEIVPQTQFTLAASVAVLFFVGLALLVSNVFGVPASTSMTAVGSIAGLGVATGTLDWAVMGRIVVWWLVAPILAFWLCAMIGRYAYPYLDTWFRLDAGDGFPIVLDGLRPRIRDRATPREVLGAILVVVIGCYMAFSAGASNTANAIAPLVGSGELAVEPGILLAGAAIGVGAFTIARRTLDTVGNDLTDLPLLAALIVEVVSASLITFLSVIGIPASLAVSATMCIVGLGWGRATRTTTISDAVKGEGDVQVSAAAITAEREDHVPKMGEESPDELTAGDLFDPATTGRVVVLWVLTPSLAAAGAYLLFTLVPLAPQ; this is encoded by the coding sequence ATGGAACTCCTCTTACTCGTCGGTCTCGCCGTCGCCGTCTTCGTCGGCTTCAACATCGGCGGGTCGTCTACCGGCGTCGCCTTCGGCCCCGCCGTCGGGTCGAAGACGGTGTCGAAGCTCGCCGCCGCCGCTCTCATGACCATCTTCGCCGTGCTCGGCGGCTGGACGGTCGGCCGAAACGTCATCAAGACCATGGGCGGCGAAATCGTCCCGCAGACCCAGTTCACGCTCGCCGCCAGCGTCGCCGTCCTCTTCTTCGTCGGCCTCGCCCTCCTCGTCTCCAACGTCTTCGGCGTCCCCGCCTCCACGTCCATGACCGCCGTCGGCTCCATCGCCGGCCTCGGCGTCGCCACCGGCACGCTCGACTGGGCCGTCATGGGCCGCATCGTCGTCTGGTGGCTCGTCGCCCCCATCCTCGCGTTCTGGCTCTGCGCGATGATCGGCCGCTACGCCTACCCCTACCTCGACACGTGGTTCCGCCTCGACGCCGGCGACGGCTTCCCGATCGTTCTCGACGGCCTCCGCCCCCGCATCCGCGACCGCGCCACCCCGCGCGAGGTCCTCGGCGCGATTCTCGTCGTCGTCATCGGCTGCTACATGGCCTTCTCCGCCGGCGCGTCCAACACCGCGAACGCCATCGCCCCCCTCGTCGGCAGCGGCGAACTCGCCGTCGAACCCGGCATCCTCCTCGCCGGCGCGGCCATCGGCGTCGGCGCGTTCACCATCGCCCGCCGCACCCTCGACACCGTCGGCAACGACCTCACCGATCTCCCGCTCCTCGCCGCCCTCATCGTCGAAGTCGTCTCCGCGAGCCTCATCACCTTCCTCTCCGTCATCGGTATCCCCGCCAGCCTCGCCGTCTCCGCGACCATGTGCATCGTCGGCCTCGGCTGGGGGCGCGCCACCCGCACCACGACCATCTCCGACGCCGTCAAAGGCGAAGGCGACGTCCAGGTGTCCGCCGCCGCCATCACCGCCGAACGCGAAGACCACGTCCCCAAGATGGGCGAGGAATCCCCGGACGAACTCACCGCCGGCGACCTCTTCGACCCCGCCACCACCGGCCGCGTCGTCGTCCTCTGGGTCCTCACCCCCTCGCTCGCCGCCGCCGGCGCGTACCTCCTCTTCACGCTCGTCCCGCTCGCCCCGCAGTGA
- the fer gene encoding ferredoxin Fer, with amino-acid sequence MPTVEYLNYEVLDDHGWDIDDDDLFEAAADADLDAEDYGELDVPEGAYILETAEAQGYDWPFSCRAGACANCASILKEGEINMDMQQILSDEEVEEKNVRLTCIGSPETEEVKIVYNAKHLDYLQNRVI; translated from the coding sequence ATGCCGACCGTAGAATACCTCAACTACGAAGTGCTGGACGACCACGGCTGGGACATCGACGACGACGACCTCTTCGAGGCGGCCGCCGACGCCGACCTCGACGCCGAAGACTACGGCGAACTCGACGTCCCCGAGGGCGCGTACATCCTCGAAACGGCCGAAGCCCAGGGCTACGACTGGCCGTTCTCCTGCCGCGCCGGTGCGTGTGCGAACTGCGCGTCCATCCTCAAAGAGGGCGAAATCAACATGGACATGCAGCAGATCCTCTCCGACGAGGAGGTCGAAGAGAAGAACGTCCGCCTCACCTGCATCGGCTCCCCGGAGACCGAGGAAGTCAAAATCGTCTACAACGCGAAGCACCTCGACTACCTCCAGAACCGCGTCATCTAG
- a CDS encoding SLC13 family permease, with product MVLAFLPAQAAAVPPVTTGMLVVFGVVALALFLFVTELLPIDVTAILIMVLLTVLPWTEVSVQEGISGFSSTATVAVLAMLILSTGISQTGVVQILGRKMAAFAGDSRLRQLGATVGVAGPVSGFINNTPVVAILVPVISDLAHKGNTSPSKLLLPLSYASMLGGTLTLIGTSTNLLASDVAERLLGRGFSMFTFTGLGLIVLVAGTIYLMTIGHRLIPERVPAKEDYIEEYQLQNYVTEVVVREDAAIAGKTVAEAVDESRFDADIIQLVRDSETYFEGIASKRIRPRDILTVRTDRETLEALRELDGLDLVGTPPTDAELEADEDAQTLVEIVIQSGSSLLGETLTTSSFRQRYDASVLAFRSRGETVRQRLDDVELRVGDTLLVQAPADSIDRLSVNSDFIVAHESETPNYRTRKIPHAVAIILGVVGFVGLPWPMLASLTGVDALAALDFSIVQTALAGVVAMVVTGVVKPGEIYDGVDWSVIFLLAGVIPLGIALEQTGAATFLGSLVALTGNYLPVIGVLWVFYLFTGLVTNVISNNASVVLMIPVAIETAHEVGSNPFAFVLAVTFAASTAFMTPVGYQTNLFVYGPGGYKFSDYARVGGPLQLLLSVVTTIGIAAIWGI from the coding sequence ATGGTTCTCGCGTTCCTCCCAGCGCAAGCCGCGGCGGTGCCGCCGGTCACGACCGGGATGCTGGTCGTGTTCGGCGTCGTCGCGCTCGCGCTCTTTCTCTTCGTCACGGAGCTCCTCCCTATCGACGTCACCGCCATCCTCATCATGGTCCTGCTCACCGTCCTCCCGTGGACGGAAGTGTCCGTACAGGAGGGGATTTCGGGCTTCTCGAGCACGGCGACGGTCGCCGTCCTCGCGATGCTCATCCTCAGCACGGGCATCAGTCAGACCGGGGTCGTTCAGATCCTCGGCCGGAAGATGGCGGCGTTCGCCGGCGACAGCCGACTGAGACAGCTCGGCGCGACCGTCGGCGTCGCCGGCCCCGTCTCCGGGTTCATCAACAACACGCCCGTCGTCGCCATCCTCGTCCCCGTCATCTCCGACCTCGCGCACAAGGGGAACACGTCGCCGTCGAAACTCCTCCTCCCGCTCTCCTACGCCTCGATGCTCGGCGGCACGCTCACGCTCATCGGGACGTCCACGAACCTCCTCGCGTCCGACGTCGCCGAACGCCTCCTCGGCCGCGGGTTCTCCATGTTCACCTTCACCGGCCTCGGCCTCATCGTCCTCGTCGCCGGCACCATCTACTTGATGACGATCGGCCACCGCCTCATCCCCGAACGCGTCCCCGCGAAGGAGGACTACATCGAGGAGTACCAGCTCCAGAACTACGTCACCGAAGTCGTCGTCCGCGAGGACGCCGCCATCGCCGGGAAGACCGTCGCGGAAGCCGTCGACGAATCCCGCTTCGACGCCGACATCATCCAGCTCGTCCGCGACAGCGAGACGTACTTCGAGGGCATCGCGAGCAAACGCATCCGCCCGCGCGACATCCTCACCGTCCGCACCGACCGGGAGACGCTGGAAGCGCTCCGCGAACTCGACGGCCTCGACCTCGTCGGCACGCCGCCGACGGACGCGGAACTCGAAGCCGACGAGGACGCCCAGACGCTCGTCGAAATCGTCATCCAGTCCGGCTCCAGCCTCCTCGGCGAAACCCTCACCACCTCCTCCTTCCGGCAGCGCTACGACGCGAGCGTCCTCGCGTTCCGCTCGCGCGGGGAGACCGTCCGCCAGCGCCTCGACGACGTCGAACTCCGCGTCGGCGACACCCTCCTCGTCCAAGCGCCCGCGGACAGCATCGACCGCCTCTCAGTCAACTCCGACTTCATCGTCGCCCACGAATCCGAGACGCCGAACTACCGCACCAGAAAAATCCCGCACGCCGTCGCCATCATCCTCGGCGTCGTCGGCTTCGTCGGCCTCCCCTGGCCGATGCTCGCCTCCCTCACCGGCGTCGACGCGCTCGCCGCGCTCGACTTCAGCATCGTCCAGACCGCGCTCGCCGGCGTCGTCGCCATGGTCGTCACCGGCGTCGTCAAACCCGGCGAAATCTACGACGGCGTCGACTGGAGCGTCATCTTCCTCCTCGCGGGCGTCATCCCGCTCGGCATCGCCCTCGAACAGACGGGCGCGGCGACCTTCCTCGGGAGCCTCGTCGCACTCACCGGCAACTACCTCCCCGTCATCGGCGTGCTCTGGGTGTTCTACCTCTTCACCGGCCTCGTCACGAACGTCATCAGCAACAACGCCTCCGTCGTCCTCATGATTCCCGTCGCCATCGAGACCGCACACGAAGTCGGCAGCAACCCCTTCGCGTTCGTCCTCGCCGTCACCTTCGCCGCCTCCACCGCCTTCATGACGCCCGTCGGCTACCAGACGAACCTCTTCGTCTACGGCCCCGGTGGCTACAAATTCTCCGACTACGCCCGCGTCGGCGGCCCCCTCCAGCTCCTCCTCTCCGTCGTCACCACCATCGGCATCGCCGCCATCTGGGGGATCTGA
- a CDS encoding prepilin peptidase, with the protein MAVATLPDLARLLVLPVFAWAAYRDVRTRRVRDELWYPLYALGVLLLLVDFLRTPDYARLAFLVRVAVSLALVPLGFAFWYFGTFGGADFKALAAMGVLLPTFPYYYLGDTVLPLVTTPLGVFSLSALTNAMLLTLAYPGLLAVENAARGRFSRWMVVGREVAVDRLPRLHGSLLEDADGFTRAGLDIDALRMYLRWRGVTLDGLRADPSLRDPATLPADPNDPTDGAVLPDGGEPLDEAAERDSGAPTYDDPWGARAFLDDIEGSAYGTDPETLRRALDLLVERDTVWVTPGLPFVVPLFVGLLAAFTAGDLLTLLLNAIAGG; encoded by the coding sequence GTGGCCGTCGCCACGCTCCCCGACCTCGCGCGCCTCCTCGTTCTCCCGGTGTTCGCGTGGGCGGCGTACCGCGACGTCCGCACGCGCCGCGTCCGCGACGAACTCTGGTACCCGCTCTACGCGCTCGGCGTCCTCCTCCTCCTCGTCGATTTCCTTCGGACGCCCGACTACGCGCGCCTCGCCTTCCTCGTCCGCGTCGCCGTCAGCCTCGCGCTCGTCCCGCTCGGCTTCGCCTTCTGGTACTTCGGGACGTTCGGCGGCGCGGACTTCAAGGCGCTCGCCGCGATGGGCGTTCTCCTCCCGACCTTCCCCTACTACTACCTCGGGGACACCGTCCTCCCGCTCGTGACGACGCCGCTCGGCGTCTTCTCGCTCTCCGCGCTCACGAACGCGATGCTCCTCACGCTCGCCTACCCCGGCCTCCTCGCCGTCGAGAACGCCGCCCGCGGGCGGTTCTCCCGCTGGATGGTCGTCGGCCGCGAAGTCGCCGTCGACCGCCTCCCCCGCCTCCACGGCAGCCTCCTCGAAGACGCCGACGGCTTCACGCGCGCCGGCCTCGACATCGACGCTCTCCGCATGTACCTCCGGTGGCGCGGCGTCACCCTCGACGGTCTCCGCGCCGACCCGTCGCTCCGCGACCCCGCCACGCTCCCCGCCGATCCGAACGACCCGACCGACGGCGCAGTACTGCCCGACGGCGGCGAACCGCTCGACGAGGCGGCCGAGCGCGACTCGGGCGCGCCGACCTACGACGACCCGTGGGGGGCGCGCGCCTTCCTCGACGACATCGAGGGCTCCGCGTACGGCACCGACCCGGAGACGCTCCGGCGCGCCCTCGACCTCCTCGTCGAACGCGACACCGTCTGGGTGACGCCCGGCCTCCCCTTCGTCGTCCCGCTCTTCGTCGGCCTCCTCGCCGCCTTCACCGCCGGCGACCTCCTCACCCTCCTCCTCAACGCCATCGCCGGGGGCTGA
- the hisI gene encoding phosphoribosyl-AMP cyclohydrolase encodes MTEDARVDVDFGEDGLVPVVAQSAADGEVLMLAYANEEALDRTLETGEGHYYSRSRDELWHKGASSGHTQTVEAVRVDCDADALLYVVEQEGGACHTGYRSCFHRTVDGETVGERVFDPDEVYD; translated from the coding sequence ATGACCGAGGACGCTCGCGTTGACGTCGACTTCGGCGAGGACGGACTCGTCCCCGTCGTCGCGCAGTCCGCCGCCGACGGCGAGGTGTTGATGCTCGCGTACGCGAACGAGGAAGCGCTCGACCGCACGCTCGAAACCGGCGAGGGCCACTACTACTCGCGCTCCCGCGACGAACTCTGGCACAAGGGGGCGTCCAGCGGCCACACCCAGACCGTCGAAGCGGTCCGCGTCGACTGCGACGCCGACGCCCTCCTCTACGTCGTCGAACAGGAAGGGGGCGCGTGCCACACCGGCTATCGCTCCTGCTTCCACCGCACCGTCGACGGTGAGACCGTCGGCGAGCGCGTCTTCGACCCGGACGAGGTCTACGACTGA
- a CDS encoding DUF7118 family protein has protein sequence MAARDRDAADIDADALVARLSSAAQTLDDRRDAVDEHGEGTLRSLRAALREVDALFERHEEDATGYGEFEAYLAFQDDLVDTVEDLDSDLPERDAFESLLDLFKKQTLSHDDFDAARDRLADARSLADTLDALDDARDAYDAARRDVKRAHATLTEETDRLERLQRLGDADLDAPVDAVRDPLETYNDRVRDAFADFRREASAREVVALADRATAFPLVDLPAPPSELRDYLANREVGDRSLAELRDFAGYSRSKLDHYVDDPATLKRVVGGNTSFLDRLSGSRLTLDWPPAERGVLRYRTRELISVVDSFAGAETLTALRDVRDATRRDDYPALRNAAVANAELTDEERERVRTGSVAAELDAARDRRNRLARALDDYPAL, from the coding sequence ATGGCCGCCCGCGACCGGGACGCCGCAGACATCGACGCGGACGCGCTCGTCGCGCGACTGTCGTCGGCCGCGCAGACGCTCGACGACCGCCGTGACGCCGTCGACGAACACGGCGAGGGGACCCTTCGGAGCCTCCGCGCCGCCCTCCGCGAGGTCGACGCCCTCTTCGAGCGCCACGAAGAGGACGCCACGGGCTACGGTGAGTTCGAGGCCTACCTCGCCTTCCAAGACGACCTCGTCGACACTGTGGAGGACCTCGACAGCGACCTACCGGAGCGCGACGCCTTCGAATCCCTCCTCGACCTCTTCAAGAAGCAGACGCTCTCACACGACGACTTCGACGCGGCGCGCGACCGCCTCGCGGACGCCCGCTCGCTCGCGGACACGCTCGACGCGCTCGACGACGCCCGCGACGCCTACGACGCCGCGCGCCGCGACGTGAAGCGCGCGCACGCCACGCTCACCGAGGAAACTGACAGACTCGAACGCCTCCAGCGCCTCGGCGACGCCGACCTCGACGCGCCCGTCGACGCCGTCCGCGACCCCCTCGAGACGTACAACGACCGCGTCCGCGACGCCTTCGCGGACTTCCGACGGGAGGCGTCCGCGCGCGAGGTCGTCGCGCTCGCCGACCGCGCCACCGCCTTCCCGCTCGTCGACCTCCCCGCGCCGCCGAGCGAACTCCGCGACTACCTCGCCAACCGCGAGGTCGGCGACCGCTCGCTCGCGGAACTCCGAGACTTCGCGGGGTACTCCCGGTCGAAACTCGACCACTACGTCGACGACCCGGCGACGCTGAAACGCGTCGTCGGCGGGAACACGAGCTTCCTCGACCGGCTCTCCGGGTCGCGGCTCACGCTCGACTGGCCGCCCGCCGAGCGCGGCGTCCTCCGCTATCGCACCCGCGAACTCATCTCCGTCGTCGACTCGTTCGCCGGCGCGGAGACGCTTACCGCCCTCCGCGACGTCCGGGACGCGACACGCCGCGACGACTACCCAGCGCTCCGGAACGCCGCCGTGGCGAACGCCGAACTCACCGACGAGGAACGCGAACGCGTCAGAACCGGGAGCGTCGCCGCCGAACTCGACGCCGCGCGCGACCGACGGAACCGCCTCGCCCGCGCGCTCGACGACTACCCAGCGCTCTAA
- the glmM gene encoding phosphoglucosamine mutase, producing the protein MKVFGSSGTRGVANEELTPTFALNVARAAGTFWGAERVGVARDTRATGRMLSNAATAGLAAVGSDVDRLGVVPTPAAQSYAEREGIPAVMITASHNPPEYNGVKLVGADGIELPVDALERIENIFLADEFETVQWDVTGDDRAVDGVREAYVEELLERLDRDAIAGAGLTVALDPGHGAGALTSPEVFRRLGCDVVTVNSQPDGHFPGRDPEPVEQNLADLGALVRAADADVGIAHDGDADRAIFYDETGGYIEGDATLAALADAELDAGDVVVSAVNVSQRLVDVCDDRGATLDLTPIGSTRIMTRIRELQAEGAAVPVAGEGNGGVIFPGHRLNRDGAYIAGKFLELLVEQSASEAVAPYGGYENVRVNVEYDAESEREAMLDAAETYAREQDAELTTIDGYRLDYGDAWVLVRPSGTEPVVRIYAEARDRDRATTLADAVGEAVRNAE; encoded by the coding sequence ATGAAGGTATTCGGGTCGAGCGGGACGCGCGGCGTGGCGAACGAGGAGTTGACGCCGACGTTCGCGCTGAACGTCGCGCGGGCGGCGGGGACGTTCTGGGGGGCGGAGCGCGTCGGCGTCGCGCGGGACACGCGGGCGACGGGGCGGATGCTGTCGAACGCGGCGACCGCGGGGCTGGCGGCGGTCGGGTCCGACGTGGACCGGCTCGGCGTCGTCCCCACGCCCGCGGCGCAGTCCTACGCGGAGCGCGAAGGAATCCCCGCGGTGATGATTACGGCGTCGCACAATCCGCCGGAGTACAACGGCGTGAAACTCGTCGGCGCGGACGGCATCGAACTCCCCGTCGACGCTCTCGAACGCATCGAGAACATCTTCTTAGCGGACGAGTTCGAGACGGTGCAGTGGGACGTGACGGGCGACGACCGCGCCGTCGACGGCGTGCGCGAGGCGTACGTCGAGGAACTCCTCGAACGCCTCGACCGGGACGCAATCGCGGGCGCGGGGCTGACGGTGGCGCTCGACCCCGGGCACGGCGCGGGCGCGCTCACCAGCCCAGAGGTCTTCCGGCGGCTCGGCTGCGACGTCGTCACGGTGAACAGCCAGCCGGACGGCCACTTCCCCGGCCGCGACCCGGAGCCGGTCGAGCAGAACCTCGCGGACCTCGGCGCGCTCGTCCGCGCGGCGGACGCGGACGTCGGCATCGCGCACGACGGCGACGCCGACCGCGCCATCTTCTACGACGAAACGGGCGGCTACATCGAGGGCGACGCGACGCTCGCGGCGCTCGCCGACGCGGAACTCGACGCGGGCGACGTCGTGGTCTCCGCGGTGAACGTCAGTCAGCGGCTCGTCGACGTCTGCGACGACCGCGGGGCGACGCTCGACCTGACGCCCATCGGGAGCACGCGCATCATGACGCGCATCCGCGAGCTCCAGGCGGAGGGAGCCGCCGTCCCCGTGGCGGGCGAGGGGAACGGCGGGGTCATCTTCCCCGGCCACCGCCTGAACCGCGACGGCGCGTACATCGCCGGGAAGTTCCTCGAACTCCTCGTGGAGCAGTCGGCGAGCGAGGCGGTCGCGCCCTACGGCGGCTACGAGAACGTCCGCGTGAACGTCGAGTACGACGCCGAATCGGAGCGGGAAGCGATGCTGGACGCCGCGGAGACCTACGCCCGCGAGCAGGACGCGGAGCTGACGACCATCGACGGCTACCGCCTCGACTACGGGGACGCGTGGGTGCTCGTCCGGCCGTCGGGGACGGAGCCGGTCGTCCGCATCTACGCGGAAGCCCGCGACCGCGACCGCGCCACGACCCTCGCCGACGCCGTCGGCGAAGCAGTCCGAAACGCCGAGTAA
- a CDS encoding HVO_0234 family beta-propeller protein — protein MSDHDISLDEKRVYAGESGVETVFVAADMGVASVSVSGRQIGRFGLDLQCEARDVAAGSGNVAVAAAEGVFVDDGLDAGFQDTGFGPATAVTVHDGDVLAAADNGIVARFDGEWANVGRVDGTVHALDGDLAATDAGVVRIADDLEPAGLRDVADVSHAGVPHAAAADALYRLGNGWLDVETGDFRLVAADPDDAEPGRVGRAHAATTDTLYEHDDGDWTPLELPVDDTPAAVAHGDSTYVATGDGTLCLRTDDGDWRHRSLGLRGVTGLAVPR, from the coding sequence ATGAGCGACCATGACATCAGCCTGGACGAGAAACGCGTCTACGCGGGTGAATCCGGCGTCGAGACGGTGTTCGTCGCGGCCGACATGGGCGTCGCGTCCGTCTCCGTCTCCGGCCGACAGATCGGCCGGTTCGGCCTCGACCTCCAGTGCGAGGCCCGCGACGTCGCCGCCGGGAGCGGGAACGTCGCCGTCGCCGCCGCCGAAGGCGTCTTCGTCGACGACGGCCTCGACGCCGGCTTCCAAGACACCGGCTTCGGTCCCGCCACCGCCGTCACCGTCCACGACGGCGACGTCCTCGCCGCCGCCGACAACGGCATCGTCGCGCGATTCGACGGCGAATGGGCGAACGTCGGCCGCGTCGACGGCACCGTCCACGCTCTCGACGGCGACCTCGCCGCCACCGACGCCGGCGTCGTCCGCATCGCCGACGACCTCGAACCCGCCGGCCTCCGCGACGTCGCCGACGTCTCCCACGCCGGCGTCCCGCACGCCGCCGCCGCCGACGCCCTCTACAGACTCGGCAACGGGTGGCTCGACGTCGAAACTGGCGACTTCCGCCTCGTCGCCGCCGACCCAGACGACGCCGAACCCGGACGCGTCGGCCGCGCGCACGCCGCCACCACCGACACCCTCTACGAACACGACGACGGCGACTGGACGCCCCTCGAACTCCCCGTCGACGACACCCCCGCCGCCGTCGCCCACGGCGACTCGACCTACGTCGCCACCGGCGACGGCACGCTCTGCCTCCGCACCGACGACGGCGACTGGCGGCACCGAAGCCTCGGCCTCCGCGGCGTCACCGGCCTCGCCGTCCCTCGGTGA
- the prs gene encoding ribose-phosphate diphosphokinase: protein MILSASTSQTLAAALASELDEALATVDYDRFPDGEQHLTIPTLDGDRAVVVASTTSDAALVQLLQLQDAAREAGASEITTVLPYMGYARQDAAFHPGEPVSARAVARAVSTGTDRVVTVNVHEPDVCDFFTVPAENVDAAPRLADPLPSLRDPVFLSPDEGALALATGVRDAYGGGEVDYFQKTRHSGTDVDVTPSDTVVDGRDVVVVDDIVATGNTMSEAIGCLDAPNRVYVATVHPLLAGSARTKLAAAGVTQIYGTDTIERAVSDVSAAPAVADVLQD from the coding sequence ATGATACTCAGCGCGTCCACCTCGCAGACGCTCGCCGCCGCCCTCGCGAGCGAACTCGACGAGGCCCTCGCCACGGTCGACTACGACCGCTTCCCCGACGGCGAACAACACCTCACGATCCCCACGCTCGACGGCGACCGCGCCGTCGTCGTCGCCTCGACCACCAGCGACGCCGCGCTCGTCCAACTCCTCCAACTCCAGGACGCCGCCCGCGAGGCCGGCGCGAGCGAGATTACCACCGTTCTCCCCTACATGGGGTACGCCCGCCAGGACGCCGCCTTCCACCCCGGCGAACCCGTCTCCGCCCGCGCCGTCGCCCGCGCCGTCTCCACCGGCACCGACCGCGTCGTCACCGTCAACGTCCACGAACCCGACGTCTGCGACTTCTTCACCGTCCCCGCCGAGAACGTCGACGCCGCCCCCCGCCTCGCCGACCCCCTCCCCTCCCTCCGCGACCCCGTCTTCCTCTCCCCCGACGAAGGTGCGCTCGCGCTCGCCACCGGCGTCCGCGACGCCTACGGCGGCGGCGAAGTCGACTACTTCCAGAAGACCCGCCACTCCGGCACCGACGTCGACGTCACCCCCAGCGACACCGTCGTCGACGGCCGCGACGTCGTCGTCGTCGACGACATCGTCGCCACCGGCAACACCATGAGCGAAGCCATCGGCTGCCTCGACGCCCCGAACCGCGTCTACGTCGCCACCGTCCACCCCCTCCTCGCCGGCAGCGCCCGCACCAAACTCGCCGCCGCCGGCGTCACCCAAATATACGGAACTGACACCATCGAACGCGCCGTCTCCGACGTTTCTGCTGCTCCTGCCGTCGCCGACGTCCTTCAGGACTAA